The DNA segment TGATTTCCAGGGAAGAAGCTTCTTTTGTAGCTGAGAAAAGCATTTTGCTTTGCGTAGGAGCAGCATCTGAAGTGGTTGAGAAGATCAATGGTGAAAATCACCAGTCAGTTCTTGATACTGCTGCAACAGTAGTACAAACTGATGAGCATATGCCTGAGATTGAAGGAACCATTATTAAGGGATTTTCTTCTGGTTTAACCAGTAAGAATTTGGGAACAGATACAGAAGTTGAAGGTGTGCAGCCAGTGTCAAATGTTGAGTCACATACCGAGGATGTGGATATGGATGTTGAGATGGAggttgatgatgaaaccattacAGTCCACACTGCTGCTCAATATTCATCAACCACCGAATGTCCAGCTTCAGTGGAACCAGCAATCCTGACAAACACATCTTCAGTGGTCTCCACTTCAGTTCCTGCAGATGAGCCAAGCATTCCACCACCTCCAGATGAGGAGTggattcctccaccacctcctgatAGTGAActgattcctcctcctcctccagaagACCCACCATTACCATCATATCCTCCACCTTATGCTGAAGCCATACCGCCACCTTTCCAAGATCAATATAGCTTGGGTTATGCTGTTCCATCTTATGAGTATTATGCTCCTGCAGTGAGTGAGGTCACAAGCGTCAGCTATTATGTGCATGCTGATGGATCTCATATTTCTGAAACTGTGCAACCATCATACTATGAGCCAGTAGTTTCGAGTTCTTATCCTGAATTGGTTGCTGATGTCCAGTCAGTTGAACCGATAACATATTATGGCATTTCTGGTGGAGCTGTCCCTCATGTACCTGTAGTCACTGTCACAGGATCATCTGGGTATTATGTTGAATCAGGGCCTGTCAGCTATAATGATGGTGTTTCTATACTGGATCAAGCAAGTTCTGTTGGGTATACCATGGAGTCTGTGAATAGTGTTTTGCCTCCAGTTAAACATGAATCTGATGTTGCTGCAGTTTCCAAAGAGCCTGACAAGGGCAGTGTGCAAGTGACTTCAAATGCGTCTTCCATGCAATTTGCTAGTAATGCTTCTTTGAATGGGAGTACCACAGTTGCAACTTCCGCTGCCACCAAGAGTAAATCCAGAGGTTTTGAATTCTCAGTGACTATTTGATTTATTAACTGGACACATACAGGATACATGCCAATGCTAGCCATGTATCCTGTGCATCTTGATGCTAACGACCTTGCTACCTCTTACCAGTTCTGCGTGGGAAGAAGCGCACGGTTGCTGTCGCCCCAACTTTGAGGTCTAATAAGAAGGTCTCCAGTCTGGTGGATAAGGTATTATTTAGATTGCTCGAGTTTTCTCCATAACCTAGTGCAATAAGTGTTATCTCTTGCACACATATACATATGTCCACAATGAATTATTTAGATTGCTCGAGTTTTCTTCATAACCTAGTGCAATAAGTGTTATCTCTTGCACACATATACATATGTCCACAATGTATCTTATAGTACATTGATTTCATCAGTGGAAGGCTGCAAAAGAGGAACTGCATGGAGAAGAGGATGAAGAACCGGAAGATGCTCTTGAAATTTTGGAAAAGAAACGCCAAAAGGAAATAGAGGTTTTTAATATTGCATTTGCTTTAGCTGTTACACTTGGATGTGTCAGCATTTTGGTGTTAACATGTTCATGCACACAGGAATGGCGTGCACGTCAGATTGCAAGTGGCGAAGCTCAAGATAATGCAAATTTTCTTCCTTTAGGTGGTGATTGGTATGTTCAATTCATTAGCCTTGAACTTTATTATCTTCGTGTACCGAAGTTTAAGGTGTGCATATCTTGTCATGTCCACTGGTATGGTTGCATGCTGCATTCGTTTTTGCATGTGCTGTGCCTTGCCATGTGCAACATCCTGGCCACAAAAAGTATTCTTCATACTGGTTTGGTGTCAGTGTAGCGCACACATAGCACTTAAATCGTTGGGTTGTACCTTCATATAACCGTGATACATAAGCTTTCTCAATTTTTATCTTTTGAATTATATCTGATCCTTTAGTTGAGTGATTGATATCCCCAAACTGAATTATATCAGGTTATTTAATTCTTCATGAGTTTATTAATGATATTTTCTCttactatttgcaatattttaagAACAAATTATGAATCAGTGAAACTATTTATTGCTTGACTTATTGCCAGTTATCAttcattttttttccatttacaaTTTTGTTTTATGTTACACAGTGTATAAAGTTGTATAAAAATAAGTTTTTTATATGTTTGCTCATTCGTTTTGAGCTTTTACCAAACTTATCTACTTCCCATAATCCCCACCTTTGATCCTAGATGATTTTTTTCCTGAATGAACTTGTGAATATGCATGCACTTTCCTGGCCGATGGCACTAGTGGACTAAAGAGAAACTTTTCCTTTTCAATTCTTCATTGAAGTTGCcttttttatatgttattttctTAGTACAGAATACAAAACATGAGCCATGTTGAAATGCACATATTAACATGAAAGGGCAAAAGTTTTAGATCAACTGTAGCAGGTCATGCTATATTCATGTCTTTGTGATATATGTAGTCATAGTTTCAAATACCAGTTGTACCAGTATGTACCATTGGGTATCTACCAGtccattattattatatatatatatttttcagtgATACCAGGTGGTGCATATCAGTATACCTACCTGATAATGCATCAAAACCGGTATGCGACTGGTATTTAAAATGGTCatgcatttatatatttttatatgtagATATGTACATgcacatatatatcttgatgtgCTATACAAGACTATCTGCTGGttatttttgccaatgacatcttAGTTTCTTGACAAAATCTGCCATCAAAGACTCTTTACATCACTTTGATTCAACAACCAATGCCTTTATCTTTATTGGGTTAGAATCCTGGGATCACAGTAGTTTTTTAGAGTCGTGATTTAGAATGCCTTTATCAATGACTCTTTACATCACTTTGATTCACAGTAGTTGGTCTTGTGTGGTAGTTATCTAGGTGCAGCTTTAAGTGCCACAGATTTTTTTCCCTTTGCCTGGGTCAGATTTAGTCTAACAAAATATCTGAGACATCTCTACATTGAGTGTTGATCCTACTCAAATAAGGTTTTTTATATTCAAGTAACCATGAGCCTAAGCCAAGTTCTACACTGAAAcctcaaggattattacttctttaAACGTGTCCTTTTATTTAGAGATGCCTCGTTTAGATTCATTCAGCTACTGAGAAACACATATGTTTGTTGTAACCCTTTCTGCTTTGTAGTTTACTTCAGCATGTCCTTTTGGGTATTAATGGGAGGTACCTGCAATTTCAAGTTGcattcatcattaaatcattttGGTAAATCTTATGTATCCTAGTTGATCCCAGCTTCATATTGATCGAACTGAGATCAAAATTCCTGTTTGAACTCTTTTTTATGGGCATAGAAAGGTCTTACAGATTGATGGTATTGCTATCTTTTTCTGTAGGCGTGAACGAGTGAAACGGAGGAGAGCAGAAGCCAAGACTGGCCCAGGCGAAACTGTTCCTGGAGCAGCTGTGAATGAGAAAAAACAACCTGATTTAGCAGAACTCTCCAGAAGTCTTCCTCCTGGTTGGCAGGTTTGCCCAATAGCACATCATCTTTTTAACTTATATTTAGAATTCAATATCCATAATGACAGACCTGATTTTAATTTGAAGATGTCCAGTTACCTTAGTGCTCCTGTTGAAATTGTATATCTTTTGTTCGTTATCTATATAGTATGGAACTTGGATCAGCAGTGGTTCTGGTTGACATTTAATAGTGTATCTCTGGGTAATTGTTCTTCACAGGGTACCAACTTTCTGCAACTTGATGGATCTCATTTAATGGTTTCAATGCTGTTTTTCTTTGCCAGTCctttttgtgattattatttgAGCCATCTTTTGAATCTGGATTtttcaatttttattttgataattttttttacccTTTAGAGTCTGGGTAATTGTTCTTCACAAGATACCAATTTTCTGCAACTTGATGGGTCTCATTTAATGGTTCTTATGCTGTTTTTCTTTGCCATTCCATTTTCTCACTATTATTTGACCCATCCCTTGAATCTgaattttgtaatttttattttgttaattTTCTTTTAACCCGTTGAGTCATATTTGACTAATTTGGTCCTTTACAGGCTTATTGGGATGAATCGTCAAAGGAAGTCTATTATGGAAATAGCAGCACCTCGGAAACAACCTGGACTAAGCCAGCAAGATAAAATACACAGTTACTGACTTTTAGGGTTTTGCATGTCAGGGTTGTAACAACCAAATGTACTCGGTCCAGCATTCTGAAAGGCATCGACATGCCTATTGTAGAGGGACTGACGTTGTCAATCTCAAAAAATTCCTATATTTTAGTCAATTAAAGTCTTCAATGTGATGATTCCCATGTTATGCTATTTGCAATGAGCAGTACGTCCATGCCCATGCGGAGGTTTTGATGAGAGACAGGTGCGTCGAATGGAAACCCAGGTCATGAGTTAGCAGTGACAAGCTGTCTTGCTTCCGGGCTAGCCTTTCTTGTTGCTTGATGGGGGAATCGATATGACTTCTGAACCTGGTAACGCTTTAAATTTGCCAGGAACAATGTTCGCGAGATTGTGCTGTCCAACATTTAAAAAAGAGGTCTTTTTCTGCAAGTGAAAAAGATAAGATAATTGTCAAGCGAAGGCTGGTGCATCTCCACGCTTAAAATGCAGAAAGCTTTGTGAGttgtaatccccaaaatatagctattttttttcttatgaaaacATTTGTCTATGTATTTTCATTCATTGATTTGTTACCATGaaattaattattatgattatgatgTGTGTGATCATATGATGATGAtggcaaagaaaataaaatatgcgATGATGCTGGAAAAGGAATGGTGATGGGATGATGACAGCATAATAACGAACGATGGATATAACGCCCTGTGGCAGCAATGATGACCGTAATGTTGTTGATGTTAATGATTTACGAAAATCTGAAATGTATGGAAAACTATTTTTGTATAATGTAGAAAGACAAATAAAATCAGGATGTGAgaaacccatatatatatatatatatatatatatatatatatatatatatatatatatatctaattgctGAATATGtcgtttatattttttttttgaagatatcAAATATGCTCATAATTTTTAATGACGTTATTGGTCATCATAGGCGGCCTTATGTTGGTTAATAATGTCAGTTCCAAACTTCACAACAATTTGGATTATGCTTTGAACTATATGAATAGAATATGTATCTCTATACTTTTAATATGGTACATAGATCGTTCATGTGGACATATCTtatctaatatattttaatcaattGATTGAAATTAACTGAGTAcacttaactttttttttaaaggaTAAAATTATCGGATAAGATGCTTGAACACTTAAACATCTGATAAATGGATCTGATAtacttaattttataaaatatctttTAAGTTTGAATTTGAAGAGATAAATACAAATTAGTTACTTTAGAGggatatatataattttcctgcgcttaaaaaaaaaaaaaaccaagtacTAATAATTAAGACACAATGATGATGGTTGAAAACTAGCAAGTTTATAAGCAAGAACGGCGTTGCCGTGGTGTAGAGGTCCCAAAAGTCGAGAGAGACTGAGCCTATCATGATGAGGAACGTGGCCAACCCTTTTCTTCTCTGCTGGATTCCCGTTTTTCTCCGAAGGTAACTTTTCTCTGTGCCATCCCTCGGGGACATTTGGAACCCTCGTTTGGTCCTTTCCTCGGATCCTGAAAGTGTTCTTCCCCAGTCGATCTTCTCTCAATCGAAGTGCAATTCTTTCGATTTTCGTATCGGACGATGACACAATCTGGCGTTCTCGATATGTTGGAGATAAAAATCTTTGGTGGTTGTGTTTTCCGGAGAATTTTCGTTTCTTCTCTTTTTGGATAAAGATCTTAGGGTTCTCAGTTTCCCAGACTTATGGTTGTAAACTGGGAGAGAAATGAAAGGAAAAACTTTGGGGCTGAATAAAACCCCCTGGAAGTGGCTCTGGGGGCGAGGGACAGGGGAATCTGAATCTGTGGGCTGATTGCTGAGAGAGAATTGAAAGAATTTTCATAGAGCAGAATGGCTAATTGATTGTAGTAATATGGGAATTTATCTGGATTCTGTTACAGAAGTTATGGGCATCAGTATTTTGTAGATCCCCTGTAGATATGAATGTGCTACGAAGTTTTCTGTTCTGACTAATGCTCTTCTCTTCAATTTCCATTCGGAATGATTCTTTTAGGTGGTCCCTTAGTCTCTCTGTTTGCACTTCCCATAAGTTATAATGAATTTTTCCTCCTTTTATCTCATACCAATATGAGTCATCCTGTATATTAACTAATGATGGATTCTTGCTGTCTCAATTACAGTTTACTTTGCTAGTCATCTTTGATCCCTTTGTGATGTTCCATCTCCGCCATATTATTTGATTATAATGCATCTGACTCCCATCTTGACTGAGATTGAGTTGATGAGATTATAATGAGATTTCCTGTTATTATTCCTTTTGCAACTTCCATACAGAAAGCTAGGTGTTTTAATTATGTCTAGCTAACAAAGCCTTCAAATTTTTTCCTTTCAAGCTGAGCCAGGTTTTACTGCAAAGTTAGAAGGCAAGATAAAAGTCTTTGTTTCTAGGTGATTTTTTGCTCTTACTTGTTTTTTAATCGCTTACCTGGGTGGGTTTGGGTGTGTTAAGAGTAGATGCCATCTTGTTAGAGGCTGCACAGAATACTCATGATCTATATCTTGCTAAGCTCTCCATCTGCAGTTTCATTGCCTATTTACAAATTGCAAATGAGTTGAGCTGTTGCCTATTTCTCAATCACAGTGTTTGAAAGGTTAAAGATCAAGTTAATCTCTCGAGTAAAAATAACATTTTTGTGGTTTCCTGCATTTGGGTTTTCTTCAAGGAG comes from the Musa acuminata AAA Group cultivar baxijiao chromosome BXJ1-10, Cavendish_Baxijiao_AAA, whole genome shotgun sequence genome and includes:
- the LOC103974258 gene encoding uncharacterized protein LOC103974258 isoform X1 yields the protein MGKRRERRLAAMMAASRRVKLDLFTEPSGEMVGNSLHDEVGGDLDKDHHEVPSSPSSSGQKQENPLLLLEQYSDDELEDDTSEQPTHTAEASVSTGPEVQGQESVGASGIAGSKPDNADATGDIKDDDQLDHINNVDSNDTKESDVALAASQYTEADPASQTVLDASGMQIVGDLTGNWKVVMHGQSNQYYYWNTVTGETSWEIPSGMEVSISGVDLSSTVGGQVAYPVLMHANNAAPEMHGITNLVPTSMEAYGTVELDKENGKRSGNAFLDFSKTSGEDLSIYEVKHATETTACYETTDIHSAELVKYGQSLLQRLKAVKGSLNGHEWMEKEIEFRISDCRALSSYGLSLLPFWWHTETQLKQLESVISREEASFVAEKSILLCVGAASEVVEKINGENHQSVLDTAATVVQTDEHMPEIEGTIIKGFSSGLTSKNLGTDTEVEGVQPVSNVESHTEDVDMDVEMEVDDETITVHTAAQYSSTTECPASVEPAILTNTSSVVSTSVPADEPSIPPPPDEEWIPPPPPDSELIPPPPPEDPPLPSYPPPYAEAIPPPFQDQYSLGYAVPSYEYYAPAVSEVTSVSYYVHADGSHISETVQPSYYEPVVSSSYPELVADVQSVEPITYYGISGGAVPHVPVVTVTGSSGYYVESGPVSYNDGVSILDQASSVGYTMESVNSVLPPVKHESDVAAVSKEPDKGSVQVTSNASSMQFASNASLNGSTTVATSAATKSKSRVLRGKKRTVAVAPTLRSNKKVSSLVDKWKAAKEELHGEEDEEPEDALEILEKKRQKEIEEWRARQIASGEAQDNANFLPLGGDWRERVKRRRAEAKTGPGETVPGAAVNEKKQPDLAELSRSLPPGWQAYWDESSKEVYYGNSSTSETTWTKPAR
- the LOC103974258 gene encoding uncharacterized protein LOC103974258 isoform X2, translated to MQIVGDLTGNWKVVMHGQSNQYYYWNTVTGETSWEIPSGMEVSISGVDLSSTVGGQVAYPVLMHANNAAPEMHGITNLVPTSMEAYGTVELDKENGKRSGNAFLDFSKTSGEDLSIYEVKHATETTACYETTDIHSAELVKYGQSLLQRLKAVKGSLNGHEWMEKEIEFRISDCRALSSYGLSLLPFWWHTETQLKQLESVISREEASFVAEKSILLCVGAASEVVEKINGENHQSVLDTAATVVQTDEHMPEIEGTIIKGFSSGLTSKNLGTDTEVEGVQPVSNVESHTEDVDMDVEMEVDDETITVHTAAQYSSTTECPASVEPAILTNTSSVVSTSVPADEPSIPPPPDEEWIPPPPPDSELIPPPPPEDPPLPSYPPPYAEAIPPPFQDQYSLGYAVPSYEYYAPAVSEVTSVSYYVHADGSHISETVQPSYYEPVVSSSYPELVADVQSVEPITYYGISGGAVPHVPVVTVTGSSGYYVESGPVSYNDGVSILDQASSVGYTMESVNSVLPPVKHESDVAAVSKEPDKGSVQVTSNASSMQFASNASLNGSTTVATSAATKSKSRVLRGKKRTVAVAPTLRSNKKVSSLVDKWKAAKEELHGEEDEEPEDALEILEKKRQKEIEEWRARQIASGEAQDNANFLPLGGDWRERVKRRRAEAKTGPGETVPGAAVNEKKQPDLAELSRSLPPGWQAYWDESSKEVYYGNSSTSETTWTKPAR